A DNA window from Kitasatospora atroaurantiaca contains the following coding sequences:
- a CDS encoding 4'-phosphopantetheinyl transferase family protein: METGTEYGGPLAVVAASAEVLRHPEADERLLTDLERARAARFRREASRLDFIAAHLLVRLCAARVLGTAAAGLTLAQNCPDCGRGDHGKPYLPDHPDVHVSLSHTKGVVAAAAGHRLVGIDVELPTRDGNPPEVFERVLTEGELRQVEQHDDPQRAFLRQWVRKEALVKVGRATLDGMREVDLSGLPLTAVDGSPLRSRFEDLHLLDWDDEQRGATVAVVAADPPSLATAAVLGA; the protein is encoded by the coding sequence ATGGAGACCGGCACGGAGTACGGGGGCCCGTTGGCGGTGGTGGCGGCCAGTGCGGAGGTGCTGCGGCACCCGGAGGCGGACGAGCGGCTGCTCACCGATCTCGAACGGGCGCGGGCGGCGAGGTTCCGGCGCGAGGCGTCGAGGCTCGACTTCATCGCGGCGCACCTGCTGGTCAGGCTCTGCGCCGCCCGGGTGCTCGGTACGGCCGCAGCCGGGCTGACGCTGGCCCAGAACTGCCCGGACTGCGGGCGCGGGGACCACGGCAAGCCGTACCTGCCCGACCACCCGGACGTCCATGTGAGCCTCTCGCACACCAAGGGCGTGGTCGCCGCGGCCGCCGGCCACCGGCTCGTGGGTATCGACGTGGAACTGCCCACCCGGGACGGGAACCCGCCCGAGGTGTTCGAACGCGTGCTCACGGAAGGCGAGTTGCGGCAGGTCGAGCAGCACGACGACCCCCAGCGCGCATTCCTGCGGCAGTGGGTCCGCAAGGAGGCCCTGGTCAAGGTCGGCCGGGCGACCCTCGACGGCATGCGGGAGGTGGATCTCTCCGGACTGCCGCTGACCGCCGTCGACGGCTCACCGCTGCGCAGCAGGTTCGAGGACCTGCACCTGCTCGACTGGGACGACGAGCAGCGCGGAGCGACCGTCGCGGTGGTCGCCGCCGACCCGCCGAGCCTCGCCACCGCAGCCGTCCTCGGCGCCTGA
- a CDS encoding MBL fold metallo-hydrolase codes for MTNFDGGRHGMPVAGNLDVSWHAGWPSAKHDPAPEIQVHAYDENTLILRQNKSVHYEAPFMFLLLGEERALLLDTGATADARWFPLRRTVDELLAGRGEGYGLLVAHTHGHGDHVAGDVQFADRPRTTIVGRSTEEVIAAFGLADWPEGLGELDLGGRVLDLIPGPGHHSAALVFHDRRTGLLLTGDSFYPGRLYVQDAAAFSATVDRLLAFCEANPVTHILGCHIEMSTTPGEDYPRGTTYQPDEPPLQMTVDQLRALQRALADAGNRPGVHRHDDFVVHLDG; via the coding sequence GTGACGAACTTCGACGGTGGGAGACATGGAATGCCGGTCGCCGGGAACCTCGACGTCAGCTGGCACGCCGGCTGGCCGTCCGCCAAGCACGACCCGGCTCCCGAGATCCAGGTCCACGCCTACGACGAGAACACGCTGATCCTCCGCCAGAACAAGTCGGTGCACTACGAGGCACCGTTCATGTTCCTGCTGCTGGGGGAGGAGCGGGCGCTGCTGCTGGACACCGGCGCGACCGCCGACGCGCGCTGGTTCCCGCTGCGCCGCACCGTCGACGAGCTGCTCGCCGGCCGCGGGGAGGGCTACGGACTGCTCGTCGCCCACACCCATGGGCACGGCGACCACGTCGCCGGGGACGTCCAGTTCGCCGACCGGCCCCGCACCACGATCGTCGGGCGCAGTACGGAGGAGGTCATCGCGGCCTTCGGCCTGGCGGACTGGCCCGAGGGGCTCGGCGAACTCGACCTCGGCGGGCGGGTGCTCGACCTGATCCCAGGCCCCGGCCACCACAGCGCCGCCCTCGTCTTCCACGACCGCCGGACCGGGCTGCTCCTCACGGGGGACTCCTTCTACCCCGGCCGGCTCTACGTCCAGGACGCGGCGGCCTTCTCCGCGACCGTCGACCGGCTGCTCGCCTTCTGCGAGGCCAACCCTGTGACGCACATCCTCGGCTGCCACATCGAGATGAGCACGACGCCGGGCGAGGACTACCCGCGCGGGACGACGTACCAGCCCGACGAGCCGCCGCTGCAGATGACGGTCGATCAGCTCCGCGCGCTGCAGCGCGCACTTGCCGACGCCGGGAACCGGCCGGGCGTCCACCGGCACGACGACTTCGTCGTTCACCTGGACGGCTGA